A portion of the Candidatus Paceibacterota bacterium genome contains these proteins:
- a CDS encoding CDGSH iron-sulfur domain-containing protein, whose product MSENTKMYFKPNGSIHVTGTVDFVDAQGKVIRTETDFKLCRCGHSKNQPFCDSSHKEHNWEAPALS is encoded by the coding sequence ATGAGCGAAAATACCAAGATGTATTTCAAGCCCAACGGTTCGATCCATGTCACTGGAACCGTCGATTTCGTTGATGCGCAAGGCAAAGTGATCCGTACTGAGACTGATTTCAAACTATGTCGATGCGGGCATTCAAAAAATCAACCGTTCTGCGACAGTTCTCATAAAGAGCACAATTGGGAAGCGCCAGCGCTGAGCTAA
- a CDS encoding DNA topoisomerase IV subunit B produces MARKEKNLEPSYTAKDLAVLEGLDAVRKRPGMYIGSTDSRGLNHCLWEIIDNAVDEALAGYCKKIEINLESDGSVEVHDDGRGIPVDKEPKTGLTGVEVVLTKLHAGGKFGGGSYAASGGLHGVGASVVNALASRLDAEVDRDGKIYWMSFQRGVAGIFEGEGPKATFTPASGLRIVGKVASKVTGTRIKWWSDKQIFLKEADYELAEIYARARQTSYLVPGLTLIVNDNRTKIKTSETFHHKGGISEYCTFLAPDEPVGDVIRLTGGGHYAETVPVLDEQGHMVSTEVERDMGVDIAMKWGDGFETTIRSFVNIIATPKGGTHIQGFERAITKAFNEVLRSTKTLKNNEPDVIKDDIMEGLTAVITVRMSEPQFEGQTKEVLGTAAATKIVAAVVADEMKAFFSTTKRIDKANGRLILEKVTAASRTRISARAHKDLQRRKNALESSSLPTKLSDCRSEDVSRTELFIVEGESALGTTKAARNSEFQAILPIRGKILNVQKASLSQMLDNSECASIIQVIGAGSGRSFELDAARYGRIILMSDADVDGAHIRCLLLTLLYRYMRPLIDDGRVFAAIPPLHRIEVMGSGGKKGDFYYTYSDDEMRKVLADLTKAGKKWKEPIQRYKGLGEMDAHQLRETTMDPDHRTLRRITVNDAAAADSMFELLMGNEVAPRKEFISSADVDRDRIDA; encoded by the coding sequence GTGGCCCGCAAAGAGAAAAACCTAGAACCGAGTTATACCGCCAAAGATCTGGCGGTTCTCGAAGGACTCGATGCAGTCAGAAAGCGGCCCGGCATGTATATCGGGTCGACAGATTCACGGGGCCTTAATCATTGTCTCTGGGAAATAATCGATAATGCAGTGGACGAAGCACTTGCTGGATACTGCAAGAAGATCGAAATCAATCTCGAATCAGACGGCTCAGTCGAAGTTCATGATGACGGTCGCGGTATTCCGGTCGATAAAGAACCAAAAACTGGCCTAACCGGAGTAGAAGTCGTGCTGACGAAATTGCATGCAGGTGGAAAATTCGGCGGCGGTTCGTACGCCGCATCCGGTGGACTCCATGGTGTTGGTGCCTCCGTTGTGAATGCCTTGGCATCACGTCTTGATGCTGAAGTAGACCGCGACGGCAAGATTTATTGGATGTCATTTCAACGTGGCGTTGCGGGTATTTTTGAGGGGGAGGGTCCGAAAGCTACTTTCACTCCGGCTTCTGGGCTCAGGATTGTTGGCAAGGTGGCCTCAAAAGTCACTGGCACACGCATCAAGTGGTGGAGCGATAAGCAAATTTTCCTCAAAGAGGCAGATTACGAACTTGCGGAAATTTATGCTCGTGCACGGCAGACTTCTTATCTTGTTCCTGGCCTGACACTCATCGTCAATGACAACCGGACGAAGATAAAGACAAGCGAAACTTTCCACCACAAAGGTGGCATATCGGAGTACTGCACTTTCCTGGCTCCTGATGAACCAGTGGGAGATGTCATCCGCCTTACTGGTGGTGGGCACTACGCAGAGACTGTTCCTGTTCTAGATGAGCAGGGTCACATGGTCTCCACTGAAGTTGAGCGGGACATGGGGGTCGACATTGCCATGAAATGGGGAGATGGTTTCGAAACCACCATACGTTCCTTCGTGAATATCATCGCAACCCCCAAAGGCGGCACCCACATACAAGGTTTTGAACGTGCGATCACCAAGGCGTTTAATGAAGTCCTGCGCTCGACCAAGACTTTGAAGAACAACGAACCAGATGTCATCAAGGATGACATTATGGAAGGTCTCACCGCTGTCATCACGGTGCGAATGTCTGAACCGCAGTTCGAAGGTCAGACGAAGGAGGTGCTCGGAACTGCCGCTGCAACGAAAATTGTCGCCGCTGTTGTGGCCGATGAGATGAAAGCATTCTTCTCAACGACAAAGAGAATTGATAAAGCAAACGGCCGCTTGATTCTTGAAAAGGTCACCGCCGCTTCACGTACCCGAATTTCTGCGCGTGCGCATAAAGACCTGCAACGACGCAAGAATGCTCTCGAAAGTTCGTCATTGCCAACGAAATTATCTGATTGCCGTTCAGAGGATGTCTCGCGCACCGAGCTCTTCATTGTGGAGGGTGAGTCTGCTCTCGGCACCACAAAGGCGGCCCGAAACTCTGAATTCCAGGCTATTTTGCCCATCCGCGGCAAGATCTTAAATGTGCAGAAAGCCTCTCTTTCGCAGATGCTCGACAACAGCGAGTGCGCTTCTATCATCCAGGTCATTGGCGCTGGCTCTGGCCGCTCCTTTGAATTAGATGCCGCTCGCTATGGTCGAATTATTCTGATGTCGGATGCAGACGTTGACGGAGCGCATATCCGCTGTCTCCTTCTGACCCTGCTCTATCGCTATATGCGACCTCTGATTGATGACGGCCGGGTATTTGCCGCGATTCCGCCTCTACACCGGATTGAAGTAATGGGCTCGGGTGGCAAGAAGGGCGATTTCTACTACACCTACTCAGATGATGAGATGCGGAAAGTTTTAGCCGACCTCACCAAGGCTGGCAAGAAGTGGAAAGAGCCGATCCAGCGGTACAAAGGTCTTGGAGAGATGGATGCTCACCAATTGCGTGAGACGACGATGGACCCAGATCACCGGACATTACGTCGCATCACCGTCAACGACGCGGCTGCTGCCGATTCCATGTTCGAACTGCTCATGGGCAACGAAGTAGCGCCGCGTAAAGAATTTATCTCCTCAGCCGACGTCGATCGCGATCGGATCGATGCCTAA
- a CDS encoding TetR/AcrR family transcriptional regulator, with protein sequence MPRISTATLAQHRDWRRQQLISAASAIALEDGGRAVTVAAVAERAGLSRTSVYEYFGSSAELVADLVIEELTNFSEALRESTDASPDPYQAIRNWIDAALRYIADGRHLLAKAFSATSLPIDRTHEIVAAHRALLAPLETALSDIGVADVVHALVLIQSVTDAATRRIETGSDSDLEIETATNFCIAGIDTLVRG encoded by the coding sequence ATGCCTCGGATTAGTACCGCCACCCTCGCGCAACACCGCGATTGGCGACGTCAACAACTCATTTCTGCGGCCTCAGCAATTGCTCTTGAAGACGGTGGGCGCGCGGTCACTGTTGCTGCGGTTGCCGAACGTGCCGGACTTTCTCGCACATCTGTCTATGAATATTTTGGAAGTAGTGCCGAACTTGTGGCTGACCTTGTCATTGAGGAACTCACTAATTTTTCTGAGGCACTTCGCGAGTCAACTGATGCGTCACCTGATCCTTATCAGGCGATTCGGAATTGGATTGATGCGGCACTTCGCTATATCGCCGATGGTCGTCACTTGCTCGCTAAAGCCTTCAGCGCAACGTCGCTGCCTATCGATCGCACCCATGAGATTGTTGCGGCTCATAGGGCTTTGCTGGCACCCTTAGAAACAGCCCTATCTGACATTGGTGTAGCCGATGTGGTTCACGCTCTCGTACTAATTCAGAGTGTTACAGATGCCGCAACGCGAAGAATCGAAACTGGAAGTGATTCGGATTTGGAGATTGAAACCGCCACCAACTTCTGCATAGCCGGTATCGACACATTGGTGAGGGGTTAA
- a CDS encoding RNA polymerase sigma factor yields MAALSALKNKAKTTKKAAPKKATVKKAPAKKVVAKKTAKIPVKKELTVADIRLIISAKEAIARQKEVNEELAERGVTSLNRIPKKIDKPLVDEARELLTTVPALIEKVRKHGLGTPNRILKKTEYALVAPKIIPVSKTDAPAVVKIDGEDVELEEVELEDLDALVAEVVADEPVEDKANAPRVVNLAEESSGTEENAFTLKASEEDDAPAQTVMTAGATADPVKDYLKQIGRVALLNAELEVELATRIEAGLFAEEKLATDKKLDKKLKRELEWIAEDGRRAKNHLLEANLRLVVSLAKRYTGRGMLFLDLIQEGNLGLIRAVEKFDYTKGYKFSTYATWWIRQAITRAMADQARTIRIPVHMVEVINKLARVQRQMLQDLGREPTPEELAKELDMTPEKVVEVQKYGREPISLHTPLGEEGDSEFGDLIEDSEAVVPADAVSFTLLQEQLHAVLDTLSEREAGVVAMRFGLTDGQPKTLDEIGKVYGVTRERIRQIESKTMSKLRHPSRSQVLRDYLD; encoded by the coding sequence GTGGCTGCTCTTAGTGCGCTCAAAAACAAGGCCAAGACAACAAAAAAGGCAGCGCCTAAAAAAGCGACTGTCAAAAAGGCCCCTGCGAAGAAAGTAGTCGCGAAGAAGACGGCAAAAATTCCAGTGAAGAAAGAATTGACCGTCGCCGATATTCGGTTGATCATCAGTGCGAAGGAAGCGATTGCACGTCAGAAGGAAGTGAATGAAGAACTCGCAGAGCGAGGTGTGACCAGTTTAAATCGGATTCCAAAGAAAATTGATAAGCCGCTAGTGGATGAGGCCCGCGAACTTCTTACAACTGTTCCTGCCCTTATCGAGAAAGTCCGCAAGCACGGTCTCGGTACTCCCAATCGCATTTTGAAAAAGACAGAGTACGCACTTGTTGCACCAAAGATTATTCCAGTTTCAAAGACGGATGCTCCAGCAGTTGTCAAGATCGACGGCGAAGATGTAGAACTTGAAGAAGTCGAACTCGAAGATCTTGATGCACTGGTTGCCGAAGTTGTTGCAGATGAGCCGGTGGAAGACAAGGCGAATGCGCCACGTGTTGTAAACCTTGCAGAAGAGAGCAGTGGCACCGAAGAGAACGCCTTTACACTCAAAGCCTCTGAGGAAGATGATGCCCCCGCACAGACAGTTATGACTGCCGGCGCGACTGCAGATCCAGTTAAGGATTATCTGAAACAGATCGGCCGAGTTGCTCTCCTCAACGCCGAACTTGAAGTAGAACTTGCTACCAGAATCGAAGCGGGACTTTTTGCAGAAGAGAAGCTTGCAACTGATAAGAAATTGGATAAGAAACTTAAGCGCGAACTTGAGTGGATCGCGGAAGATGGAAGGCGCGCAAAGAACCATTTGTTAGAGGCGAACTTGCGTCTGGTTGTTTCACTTGCCAAGCGTTATACCGGCCGCGGAATGCTCTTCCTCGACCTTATCCAAGAAGGAAACCTCGGACTTATCCGCGCGGTCGAAAAATTTGATTACACCAAGGGTTACAAATTCTCCACCTACGCAACATGGTGGATTCGCCAAGCGATTACTCGCGCGATGGCTGACCAGGCACGAACCATCCGTATTCCAGTACACATGGTTGAAGTAATTAATAAGTTGGCTCGAGTTCAGCGCCAGATGTTGCAGGACCTCGGTCGCGAACCGACTCCAGAAGAGCTTGCCAAGGAACTCGATATGACCCCCGAAAAGGTTGTAGAGGTTCAGAAGTACGGCCGCGAACCAATCTCGCTTCACACTCCCCTTGGAGAAGAAGGAGACTCTGAATTTGGAGACCTTATTGAAGATTCCGAGGCGGTCGTTCCAGCGGATGCAGTCTCGTTTACTCTGCTACAAGAGCAACTACACGCAGTACTCGACACCCTCTCTGAGCGTGAAGCTGGTGTAGTGGCCATGCGATTTGGACTTACCGATGGGCAACCAAAAACTTTGGATGAAATTGGCAAGGTTTACGGGGTCACTCGCGAACGCATCCGCCAGATTGAATCTAAGACGATGTCGAAGTTGCGTCATCCATCGCGCTCGCAGGTATTGCGCGATTACCTGGATTAG
- a CDS encoding NUDIX hydrolase, whose product MAHRDGDGWVQCRCGGKHWGLHGAAGILLVREKTLLLQHRSEWVHNGDTWGIPGGARDSHESVLEAALREAVEETGIDPTLLQVHSTHTDDHVDWRYDTVVALADPELFPHEMNAESQELRWIAWSEIDAMPLHPSFAKTWPAVHAILERDF is encoded by the coding sequence ATGGCGCACAGAGATGGCGACGGATGGGTTCAGTGTCGCTGCGGCGGAAAGCACTGGGGGCTACACGGTGCCGCTGGAATCCTTTTAGTGCGAGAGAAAACACTCCTCCTACAACATCGCTCCGAATGGGTTCACAATGGCGATACGTGGGGAATTCCCGGCGGAGCGCGCGATTCGCACGAAAGCGTTCTCGAAGCGGCATTGCGCGAAGCGGTGGAAGAGACCGGAATAGATCCGACCCTCCTCCAGGTCCACTCTACTCATACAGATGATCATGTCGATTGGCGTTATGACACGGTGGTTGCACTTGCAGATCCCGAACTTTTTCCGCATGAGATGAATGCAGAGTCACAAGAATTGCGTTGGATTGCGTGGAGCGAAATTGACGCAATGCCTCTGCATCCAAGTTTCGCGAAAACGTGGCCCGCCGTACACGCCATACTGGAGCGAGACTTCTAA
- a CDS encoding DUF4192 domain-containing protein: MTTLTSPHDLLAAVPFLIGYHPTNSLVIVSLKDDAIGMAMRVDYPSLASDKEEPYDSLVLHLLREGAEGALVVAYVPDDRSDGENVLGNIASAMLRADIPLRESLLIANGRWRSVLCTDSDCCPTEGKILPEISTSRVAVEQVAQGRPMPFADVDGLTESIAPLSLSRDLDFLASIHSYRIDPDSTGIQLAQRGSATSVIDLAARFVDDSIGKDCESDLELTARVIAGVGDIQVRDFALGSHDETSIDSYWAMWRYLTRVAPAGFVAPIASLFAALSYERGEGALAQRALDRALSDDPAYSLAALLRRVFSAGWPPESFAAMRRDLHPKVCAGIFTD, encoded by the coding sequence ATGACAACACTTACCTCACCACATGATCTTCTTGCAGCTGTTCCATTTCTCATTGGATATCACCCCACGAATTCGCTGGTCATCGTCTCGTTAAAAGATGATGCCATTGGGATGGCGATGCGGGTGGACTACCCTTCTCTCGCATCCGACAAAGAAGAGCCCTACGATTCCCTGGTTCTTCACCTTCTCCGCGAAGGAGCCGAAGGCGCACTGGTTGTTGCCTACGTCCCAGATGACCGAAGTGATGGCGAGAATGTTTTAGGAAATATCGCATCAGCAATGCTCCGAGCAGATATTCCGCTTCGTGAGTCGCTCTTGATTGCCAACGGCAGATGGCGCTCAGTTCTTTGCACCGATAGTGATTGTTGCCCGACAGAAGGGAAAATACTTCCTGAAATTTCTACTTCCAGAGTTGCGGTGGAGCAGGTTGCTCAAGGCAGGCCAATGCCCTTTGCGGATGTCGACGGGCTTACCGAATCAATCGCACCGCTCTCTCTTTCCAGGGATTTAGATTTTTTGGCCAGCATTCATAGTTACCGCATCGATCCCGATTCGACAGGGATCCAATTGGCGCAGCGCGGCAGTGCAACTTCTGTGATCGACCTTGCCGCACGCTTTGTGGACGACTCGATCGGGAAGGATTGCGAATCAGACCTTGAACTCACCGCGCGTGTCATTGCCGGGGTTGGTGACATACAAGTAAGAGATTTTGCGCTGGGTTCTCATGATGAGACGAGCATTGATTCTTACTGGGCGATGTGGCGCTATCTCACGCGTGTCGCCCCCGCCGGGTTCGTGGCACCTATCGCCAGTCTCTTTGCAGCGCTCTCTTACGAACGCGGTGAAGGAGCCCTGGCGCAGCGGGCGCTTGACCGGGCGCTCTCCGATGATCCGGCATATTCATTGGCCGCACTCTTGCGCAGAGTATTTAGTGCCGGGTGGCCCCCCGAGTCCTTTGCCGCGATGCGAAGGGACCTGCACCCGAAGGTCTGCGCTGGGATATTTACTGACTGA
- a CDS encoding homoserine O-acetyltransferase produces the protein MTSSVHSGAPTGAWLEFQDPGDREFVSIGSLTLENGAVLPDVTIAYQSWGRLNATRDNAILVNHALTGWSDVPGWWPLMVGPGMPLDTDKYFIICPNVIGGCQGSTGPSSLAPNGKRYGSRFPSITIRDMVAAEVAFSDAVGISHYRLAVGPSLGGMRALEWAVQFPDRVAAICTIGSSAVATGDQIGTASIQIRAIKSDPHYYEGDYYEKTHGPDGGMGIARRIAHLTYRTEAEMDVRFGRELQGDETGRYAVESYLDHQAQKLAKRFDANTYIALTEAMNSHDIGRDRGGVAAALRSIQIPVMVVSIDTDRLFPPRLQAEIADLAPKAQPLASISSPFGHDGFLVEVEAVGEVIRHSLTLG, from the coding sequence ATGACATCATCGGTTCATTCTGGGGCGCCCACGGGTGCTTGGCTTGAATTCCAAGATCCTGGCGATCGCGAGTTTGTCTCCATTGGATCTTTAACGCTCGAAAATGGCGCGGTGCTTCCAGATGTCACCATTGCTTATCAGAGTTGGGGCAGATTAAACGCAACTCGCGACAATGCCATTCTCGTCAATCATGCGCTTACTGGTTGGTCAGATGTTCCCGGGTGGTGGCCCCTCATGGTCGGACCGGGAATGCCATTGGATACCGATAAATATTTCATCATCTGCCCCAATGTCATCGGTGGATGTCAGGGGAGTACAGGTCCATCCAGTTTGGCGCCTAATGGAAAGCGATATGGATCTCGTTTCCCGTCAATCACCATCCGCGACATGGTTGCGGCGGAAGTCGCCTTCAGCGACGCAGTCGGAATTTCGCACTATCGCTTAGCAGTGGGTCCATCGTTGGGTGGAATGCGCGCCCTTGAATGGGCCGTTCAATTCCCCGACCGCGTTGCCGCCATCTGCACCATTGGATCGTCGGCAGTGGCCACTGGAGATCAAATCGGTACCGCTTCGATTCAAATCCGTGCGATTAAATCCGACCCGCACTACTACGAGGGGGATTACTACGAGAAGACACACGGTCCCGACGGGGGAATGGGAATTGCGCGCCGGATAGCTCACTTGACCTACCGCACAGAAGCCGAGATGGATGTGCGTTTCGGACGCGAACTGCAAGGTGATGAGACTGGTCGATACGCCGTCGAGTCCTATCTTGACCACCAGGCGCAGAAACTGGCGAAGAGGTTTGATGCAAATACATATATTGCCCTGACCGAGGCGATGAATTCGCACGATATTGGTCGTGATCGAGGAGGAGTCGCGGCTGCGCTCAGGAGCATTCAGATTCCAGTCATGGTCGTATCTATCGATACGGATCGCCTCTTTCCACCCCGGCTCCAGGCCGAGATTGCCGACCTTGCTCCCAAGGCGCAGCCCTTAGCCTCGATCTCCTCACCTTTTGGACATGACGGGTTTTTGGTGGAAGTTGAAGCTGTGGGAGAGGTCATACGGCACTCCCTCACGCTGGGGTAG
- a CDS encoding PKD domain-containing protein, protein MALSYKTRSSLIFALLLITQTTPSQLNAAQCVSKTCLDVYVENGQIVIEGKKGSGQKSTATVKRKVVVVKPKEKVVPKKTIPKPKVTTTRRSPVFVAPRKVAPVKAHPRKRIVRKVLRKVAPVLSLNDKLVKLLPTASIAKQPAENALVNVPVIYWCDLPTVFTAKVSVVGEIVDVAMRPSFIWSFGDGTFFATTQPGRPYPDQRITHTYSHSGTYLVTMLATWGGTWSHNGVTRAITGQIRKLSVITLSVENGPTRFIQ, encoded by the coding sequence ATGGCCCTTTCATATAAAACCCGCTCCTCACTAATTTTTGCGCTTTTACTCATCACTCAGACCACGCCGAGTCAGCTGAATGCAGCGCAGTGCGTCAGCAAAACATGTCTTGATGTATATGTCGAAAACGGTCAGATTGTCATTGAAGGGAAGAAGGGATCGGGACAGAAGTCGACCGCAACGGTGAAAAGAAAAGTTGTTGTTGTCAAACCGAAAGAAAAAGTGGTGCCGAAAAAGACTATTCCTAAGCCGAAAGTAACCACTACGCGTCGTTCGCCCGTTTTTGTGGCACCCCGCAAAGTAGCTCCCGTGAAGGCACATCCAAGGAAGAGGATTGTGCGAAAAGTTTTGCGCAAGGTTGCACCGGTACTTTCTCTCAACGATAAATTGGTGAAACTCCTTCCCACCGCCTCAATTGCCAAGCAACCTGCCGAGAACGCTCTCGTGAATGTGCCGGTTATTTACTGGTGTGATCTGCCGACAGTCTTCACCGCAAAGGTTTCGGTTGTCGGGGAGATCGTGGATGTGGCGATGCGACCGTCCTTTATCTGGAGTTTCGGTGACGGAACATTCTTTGCCACAACCCAGCCGGGTAGGCCGTACCCAGATCAAAGAATTACGCACACATACTCACATTCCGGCACCTATCTCGTCACGATGTTGGCCACCTGGGGTGGAACATGGAGCCATAACGGAGTGACGCGAGCGATTACGGGGCAGATTCGTAAGTTATCAGTGATCACGCTTTCAGTTGAAAACGGGCCCACCCGCTTTATTCAATGA
- a CDS encoding ATP-dependent DNA helicase, whose product MSELLDQVRAALEAAVEAIGGSTREGQIEMAEAVANALTDRHHLMVQAGTGTGKSLAYLVPALVHGKRVLVATATLALQRQLVERDLPRIVPALEKVLEREITYGIYKGVGNYICLQKMNSETSDPDGDVLLEISSLGSDAKRLHAWAKTPGVTGDRDDAPDVDRRVWMANSLSGRECVGADVCAYGHQCFAALAKAKAATADVVVTNHTLLAIEIVESHPILPERDAVILDEAHEFMDRTTQAVTEELTGHRVSRSAAMARKHMPGKASDALTKAAGDFEDVMDEYGQRVKFEPALQGRLVELPSELEAPIRKVREAAQAVLQLISADEEIVDSDSIAERARVKGAVNEISTTAAKLLKLGAGQVLWYEPTFSTLHLAPLAVSAVLRENLLTKTPVIATSATLAVGNSFNAMARNIGFVIGDTAEEEMEVEEGDVDPANVQMLDVGSPFDFANQGMLYLPKHLPEPGRDGPSIEALTELGELIDAAGGRTLALFSSWRGVEAADAHLRKVLAELPIKVITQKRGDAVGPLVERFEKDETSILLGTMSLWQGVDVPGPSCTLVAIDRIPFPRPDDPVMSARAAEVDAAGGSGFMKVSLPRAALLLAQGTGRLIRSMDDRGVVAILDSRIITKRYGSVLLNSMPPLWRTSDGKTVRDSLRRLHEYMTK is encoded by the coding sequence ATGAGCGAGCTACTGGATCAGGTCCGAGCCGCTCTGGAAGCCGCAGTCGAGGCAATCGGCGGATCTACGCGTGAGGGTCAGATCGAGATGGCCGAAGCGGTGGCCAACGCCCTGACAGATCGCCATCACCTCATGGTGCAAGCCGGCACCGGCACCGGCAAATCTCTGGCCTACCTGGTCCCGGCTCTTGTTCACGGCAAACGCGTTCTTGTAGCGACCGCGACCTTGGCCTTGCAGCGTCAGCTCGTGGAGAGAGATCTCCCCAGAATTGTGCCGGCCTTGGAGAAGGTACTAGAGCGCGAGATTACGTATGGAATTTATAAAGGCGTAGGAAATTATATCTGCTTGCAGAAGATGAATAGCGAGACCTCAGATCCCGATGGCGATGTTCTGCTGGAAATCAGTTCTCTTGGATCGGATGCAAAGCGGCTTCACGCCTGGGCCAAAACTCCAGGCGTCACAGGGGATCGCGATGATGCACCCGATGTCGATAGGCGTGTATGGATGGCAAATTCTCTCTCAGGTCGCGAATGCGTAGGTGCCGATGTCTGTGCCTACGGACATCAATGTTTTGCCGCGCTGGCAAAAGCAAAGGCCGCAACAGCTGACGTAGTCGTAACAAATCACACATTGCTTGCCATCGAGATTGTCGAATCTCATCCGATATTGCCCGAACGCGATGCCGTCATTCTGGATGAAGCACACGAATTTATGGATCGAACGACGCAGGCCGTAACGGAAGAATTGACCGGACATCGTGTCTCGCGATCTGCTGCAATGGCAAGAAAACATATGCCTGGCAAGGCATCGGATGCACTCACCAAGGCGGCAGGTGATTTTGAAGATGTGATGGATGAGTACGGACAGCGCGTGAAGTTCGAGCCGGCATTGCAGGGCAGGCTTGTCGAATTACCGTCAGAATTGGAAGCGCCCATCCGTAAAGTTCGTGAAGCAGCACAGGCCGTCCTTCAACTCATCAGTGCCGATGAAGAAATCGTGGACTCTGATTCCATCGCCGAGAGGGCGCGAGTCAAAGGTGCAGTCAATGAAATCTCAACAACCGCTGCTAAATTATTGAAACTCGGAGCAGGGCAAGTCCTCTGGTACGAACCCACATTTTCAACTCTGCATCTTGCACCGTTGGCAGTTTCCGCCGTCCTTCGTGAAAACCTGCTTACCAAAACGCCAGTAATTGCCACTTCTGCAACGTTGGCTGTCGGCAATAGTTTTAATGCGATGGCGCGCAATATTGGTTTTGTAATCGGCGATACTGCTGAGGAAGAAATGGAAGTCGAAGAAGGGGATGTAGATCCAGCAAATGTGCAGATGCTCGATGTTGGCTCACCTTTTGATTTTGCCAACCAGGGGATGCTCTATCTGCCCAAACATCTGCCCGAACCCGGCCGTGATGGTCCAAGTATTGAAGCACTGACCGAACTTGGCGAACTTATTGATGCAGCCGGAGGTCGGACTCTCGCACTCTTCTCGTCATGGCGGGGAGTCGAGGCTGCTGATGCGCACCTGCGCAAAGTGCTGGCTGAGTTACCCATCAAGGTCATCACTCAAAAAAGAGGCGATGCAGTCGGACCTTTGGTTGAGCGATTTGAAAAAGACGAGACATCCATTCTTCTCGGCACCATGAGCTTGTGGCAGGGAGTCGATGTTCCTGGCCCATCCTGCACCCTGGTTGCAATTGATCGGATCCCATTCCCAAGGCCCGACGATCCCGTGATGTCTGCACGTGCTGCAGAAGTCGATGCAGCGGGTGGCAGCGGATTTATGAAGGTCTCCCTTCCACGTGCGGCGCTCTTACTTGCGCAGGGAACAGGACGACTCATCCGCTCAATGGATGACCGCGGAGTGGTTGCGATTCTTGATTCACGGATCATCACTAAAAGGTATGGATCGGTCCTTCTCAACTCTATGCCTCCGCTCTGGCGAACCTCGGACGGGAAGACCGTGCGAGATTCACTTCGCCGACTCCATGAATACATGACAAAATAG